A single region of the Microcella sp. genome encodes:
- a CDS encoding HAD family hydrolase, translating to MTLLFVFDMDDVLYDYHWRDRMEALTGITGHDLLELRRRWWVSGMEWKAEAGDPGDPDEYLARVTGVIGASITRAEWVRIRAEATRPRPAALDAVRRAAELGRVALLTNNGILIHEHLHEVAPELVPIMGRENMHASAAFGARKPEPLVFERVLAHNDAEAEHTFFADDLVENVTGAESIGITGHLYTDEASLLAAIEAFAAETRAA from the coding sequence GTGACCCTGCTCTTCGTGTTCGACATGGACGACGTGCTCTACGACTATCACTGGCGCGATCGCATGGAGGCGCTCACCGGCATCACGGGGCACGACCTGCTCGAGCTGCGCCGCCGCTGGTGGGTGAGCGGCATGGAGTGGAAGGCCGAGGCGGGCGACCCCGGCGACCCCGACGAGTACTTGGCTCGCGTGACCGGCGTGATCGGCGCCTCGATCACGCGCGCCGAGTGGGTGCGCATTCGCGCCGAGGCGACCAGGCCGCGGCCCGCGGCGCTCGATGCCGTGCGTCGTGCCGCCGAACTGGGTCGGGTGGCGCTGCTCACCAACAACGGCATTCTCATTCACGAGCACCTGCACGAGGTGGCGCCAGAGCTCGTGCCCATCATGGGTCGCGAGAACATGCACGCTTCGGCCGCCTTCGGCGCCCGCAAGCCCGAACCGCTCGTCTTCGAACGGGTGCTCGCGCACAACGACGCCGAGGCCGAGCACACCTTCTTCGCCGACGACCTCGTCGAGAACGTGACGGGGGCAGAGTCGATCGGCATCACGGGGCACCTCTACACCGACGAGGCCTCGCTGCTCGCGGCCATCGAGGCCTTCGCCGCAGAGACTCGCGCCGCCTGA
- the rho gene encoding transcription termination factor Rho: protein MTDTTDRAARAAIPADLSTLKLAELQQLATELGVPGVSKLRKGDLVNAITQNTSAEISADIEIEGTASQRADTLESPTAEVAADAAAETEPGPRRRGSRRVTSDTLTPTPAAEQAAEQGGNEQNGAEQNSAEHTGDAATTESPSGDDSTTENDAEGSASSGRNRSRNRNRRGGDRAESADNGGAQKAGQRGNQQGAAASGRGSSRADSADAADAPTDNRANGNGNRGPQSERADQDADGRNRNRGRGRDRKRGPGGDEIEPEISDDDVLIPVAGILDVLDNYAFVRTTGYLPGPSDVYVSLGQVKKYALRKGDAVVGAIRQPREGEGQGRQKYNALVRVDSINGQTIDEAGARVEFSKLTPLYPTERLRLETEPGTLSTRIIDLAAPIGKGQRGLIVSPPKAGKTLVLQAIADAIAKNNPEVHLMVVLVDERPEEVTDMQRSVKGEVIASTFDRPAEDHTTVAELAIERAKRLVELGHDVVVLLDSITRLGRAYNVSAPTSGRVLSGGVDSAALYPPKRFFGAARNIEDGGSLTILATALVETGSKMDDVIFEEFKGTGNMELRLSRQLADKRIFPAVDISASGTRREEMLLGADEVRVTWQLRRALASLDTQQALELVLGKLKETASNVEFLVAVQKSLPQAGAAHSDI, encoded by the coding sequence GTGACTGACACCACCGACCGCGCTGCACGCGCGGCCATTCCCGCCGACCTCAGCACCCTCAAGCTCGCCGAGCTGCAGCAGCTCGCCACCGAGCTCGGCGTGCCTGGCGTCTCGAAACTTCGCAAGGGAGATCTTGTGAACGCCATCACCCAGAACACCAGCGCCGAGATCTCGGCCGACATCGAGATCGAGGGCACCGCCTCGCAGCGCGCCGACACCCTCGAGTCGCCGACCGCCGAGGTCGCCGCCGACGCTGCCGCCGAGACCGAGCCGGGGCCGCGCCGTCGCGGCTCGCGTCGCGTCACGAGCGACACCCTCACCCCGACGCCCGCGGCCGAGCAGGCTGCAGAGCAGGGCGGCAACGAGCAGAACGGCGCCGAGCAGAACAGTGCCGAGCACACCGGCGACGCGGCAACGACCGAGTCGCCGTCGGGCGACGACTCGACCACCGAGAACGACGCCGAGGGCTCGGCGAGCTCGGGCCGCAACCGCAGCCGCAACCGCAACCGTCGCGGCGGCGACCGAGCCGAATCGGCAGACAATGGCGGCGCGCAGAAGGCAGGCCAGCGCGGCAACCAGCAGGGTGCTGCGGCGTCGGGTCGAGGCAGCAGCCGTGCCGACTCCGCCGACGCTGCAGACGCCCCGACCGACAACCGTGCGAACGGCAACGGCAACCGCGGCCCGCAGAGCGAGCGTGCCGATCAAGACGCTGACGGCCGCAACCGCAACCGTGGCCGTGGCCGTGACCGCAAGCGCGGCCCGGGAGGCGACGAGATCGAACCCGAGATCAGCGACGATGACGTGCTGATTCCCGTGGCGGGCATCCTCGACGTTCTCGACAACTACGCCTTCGTGCGCACGACCGGCTACCTGCCCGGCCCGAGCGACGTCTACGTGTCACTCGGCCAGGTCAAGAAGTACGCCCTGCGCAAGGGCGACGCCGTGGTCGGAGCCATCCGCCAGCCGCGCGAGGGCGAAGGCCAGGGGCGCCAGAAGTACAACGCTCTCGTGCGCGTCGACTCGATCAACGGTCAGACGATCGACGAGGCGGGCGCTCGCGTCGAGTTCAGCAAGCTCACGCCGCTCTACCCGACCGAGCGCCTGCGGCTCGAGACCGAGCCGGGCACTCTCTCGACTCGCATCATCGACCTCGCGGCGCCCATCGGCAAGGGGCAGCGCGGGCTCATCGTGTCTCCTCCGAAGGCGGGCAAGACGCTCGTGCTGCAGGCCATCGCCGACGCGATCGCCAAGAACAACCCCGAAGTGCACCTCATGGTCGTGCTCGTCGACGAGCGACCCGAAGAGGTCACCGACATGCAGCGCTCGGTCAAGGGCGAGGTCATTGCCTCGACCTTCGACCGCCCTGCCGAAGACCACACGACGGTCGCCGAGCTCGCGATCGAGCGCGCCAAGCGCCTCGTCGAGCTCGGGCACGACGTCGTCGTGCTGCTCGACTCGATCACTCGACTGGGCCGCGCATACAACGTCTCGGCTCCGACGAGCGGGCGAGTGCTGTCAGGCGGTGTCGACTCGGCCGCGCTCTACCCGCCGAAGCGCTTCTTCGGCGCGGCGCGCAACATCGAAGACGGCGGTTCGCTGACGATTCTGGCGACGGCGCTCGTCGAGACCGGGTCGAAGATGGACGACGTGATCTTCGAAGAGTTCAAGGGCACCGGCAACATGGAGCTTCGGCTCTCGCGTCAGCTCGCCGACAAGCGCATCTTCCCTGCCGTCGACATCTCGGCGTCGGGCACTCGGCGTGAAGAGATGCTGCTCGGTGCAGATGAAGTGCGCGTGACGTGGCAACTGCGTCGAGCGCTCGCGAGCCTCGACACGCAGCAGGCGCTCGAGCTCGTGCTCGGCAAGCTGAAAGAGACTGCGTCGAACGTCGAGTTCTTGGTCGCGGTGCAGAAGTCGCTGCCGCAGGCCGGCGCCGCGCACTCCGACATCTGA
- the atpB gene encoding F0F1 ATP synthase subunit A — protein sequence MLETPLSAAALIPILALATVPTSDAPEFKGPSILDFFPPAIFFEGSQFFEMNRIMLLRLVIVAVIFLMFYLGTRKMQLIPGRFQGTIELGLEFVRKSIVEDLLGKKDGQRFLPLITTIFFLVLFMNITGIVPGINIAGTSVVGLPLVLAVAAYIAFVWAGLRKHPWTFLRNALFPPGVPWPLYVIVTPIEFISLFILRPVTLTLRLLMNMIVGHLLLVLFFSATAFFMVELGGWWIAASAVTLAFGTAFTFFEILIAVLQAYIFALLTTVYIQLALADEH from the coding sequence ATGCTGGAGACTCCCCTGAGCGCTGCTGCCCTGATCCCCATCCTCGCTCTTGCGACGGTTCCCACCTCTGACGCCCCCGAATTCAAGGGGCCGTCGATTCTCGACTTCTTCCCTCCCGCGATCTTCTTCGAGGGCAGCCAGTTCTTCGAGATGAACCGCATCATGCTGCTGCGCCTGGTCATCGTGGCGGTCATCTTCTTGATGTTCTACCTCGGCACGCGCAAGATGCAGCTCATCCCCGGCCGCTTCCAGGGAACCATCGAGCTCGGCCTCGAGTTCGTGCGCAAGAGCATCGTCGAAGACCTGCTCGGCAAGAAAGACGGGCAGCGTTTCCTGCCGCTGATCACCACGATCTTCTTCCTCGTGCTGTTCATGAACATCACGGGCATCGTTCCCGGCATCAACATCGCCGGAACCTCGGTGGTCGGCCTTCCGCTCGTGCTCGCCGTCGCGGCCTACATCGCGTTCGTCTGGGCAGGCCTGCGCAAGCACCCGTGGACCTTCTTGCGCAACGCGCTCTTCCCGCCCGGCGTGCCGTGGCCGCTCTACGTCATCGTCACGCCGATCGAGTTCATCTCGCTGTTCATCCTGCGGCCCGTGACGCTCACACTTCGTCTGCTCATGAACATGATCGTGGGCCACCTGCTGCTCGTGCTGTTCTTCTCGGCGACGGCCTTCTTCATGGTCGAGCTGGGCGGCTGGTGGATCGCCGCGAGCGCCGTGACCCTGGCCTTCGGCACCGCATTCACGTTCTTCGAGATTCTCATCGCCGTGCTGCAGGCCTACATCTTCGCCCTCTTGACCACTGTCTACATCCAGCTCGCGCTGGCAGACGAGCACTAA
- a CDS encoding L-threonylcarbamoyladenylate synthase: protein MTAVYDCSVESELLEGLRAARGAIGRGELVVLPTDTVYGLAADAFRAEAVQRLLDAKERGRDAPPPVLIPGIPTLAALAENVPEAVEKLVKEFWPGGLTVVVEARESLAWDLGETRGTVALRMPDNRHALHLLADTGPLAVSSANISGMPAARTAADALAMLGDRVSVYLDGGEVGVEATPTADPGSTIVDATSLHLPDGKLRILRQGVIPAAAIARVVGAELVA from the coding sequence ATGACCGCCGTGTACGACTGCTCTGTCGAGAGCGAGCTGCTCGAGGGTCTTCGGGCCGCACGCGGCGCCATCGGCCGCGGAGAACTCGTCGTGCTGCCCACCGACACCGTCTACGGCCTCGCGGCCGACGCCTTCCGCGCCGAAGCCGTGCAGCGCCTGCTCGATGCGAAAGAGCGCGGAAGAGATGCCCCGCCGCCCGTACTGATTCCGGGCATCCCGACCCTGGCGGCGCTCGCCGAGAACGTGCCCGAGGCCGTCGAGAAGCTCGTGAAAGAGTTCTGGCCGGGTGGGCTCACGGTGGTCGTCGAAGCGCGCGAGTCGCTCGCGTGGGATCTCGGCGAGACCCGGGGCACCGTCGCGCTGCGCATGCCAGACAACCGTCACGCACTGCACTTGCTCGCCGACACCGGCCCGCTCGCCGTCTCGAGCGCCAATATCAGCGGGATGCCCGCCGCACGCACCGCGGCTGACGCGCTCGCGATGCTCGGCGACCGGGTGTCGGTGTATCTCGACGGCGGCGAGGTCGGAGTCGAGGCGACACCCACCGCCGACCCCGGCTCGACGATCGTCGACGCCACGAGCCTGCATCTTCCCGACGGCAAGCTGCGCATCCTGCGCCAGGGGGTCATTCCGGCCGCAGCGATCGCGCGCGTCGTCGGCGCGGAGCTCGTGGCGTGA
- the thrB gene encoding homoserine kinase — protein MSGPATVDERLAGRRVHVKVPATTANLGPGFDTLGLALSVYDELEVSVRDEPGATVEVHGVGEGEVPTDESNLVVRSILHTFEKSGVTAPGLHLIAHNVIPHGRGMGSSGAAIVAGVMAAKGLLDGIVDLGPDELLARATELEGHPDNVAPALFGGLTIAWVTPDGPQHKRLTVHRGVSLLVAVPQQSTMSTALARSLQPESVPHQDAIFNVSRSALLIAALIQSPELLHAATEDKLHQSYRASAMPETNALIQVLRQHGLAAVVSGAGPSVLVLCSDPSQRLRAAELIEQHATTPWQSHMLAVDFKGATVVSQPAEVAA, from the coding sequence GTGAGCGGCCCTGCGACGGTCGACGAGCGACTCGCAGGTCGACGCGTGCACGTGAAGGTGCCGGCGACGACGGCCAACCTGGGGCCCGGTTTCGACACCCTCGGTCTCGCACTGTCGGTCTACGACGAGCTCGAGGTGAGCGTTCGCGACGAGCCGGGCGCCACGGTCGAGGTGCACGGCGTGGGCGAGGGCGAAGTGCCCACCGACGAGTCGAACCTGGTCGTTCGATCGATTCTGCACACCTTCGAGAAGTCGGGCGTCACGGCGCCTGGGCTGCACCTCATCGCCCACAACGTGATACCTCATGGGCGCGGCATGGGCTCGTCGGGGGCCGCGATCGTCGCCGGAGTCATGGCGGCGAAAGGTCTTCTCGACGGAATCGTCGATCTGGGGCCCGATGAGCTGCTCGCCCGCGCGACCGAGTTGGAAGGGCATCCTGATAACGTCGCCCCCGCCCTGTTCGGCGGGCTCACCATCGCCTGGGTCACCCCCGACGGCCCGCAGCACAAGCGGTTGACGGTGCACCGCGGAGTCTCACTGCTCGTCGCCGTGCCGCAGCAGAGCACCATGTCGACCGCTCTTGCTCGCTCACTGCAGCCCGAATCGGTGCCGCACCAAGACGCCATCTTCAACGTCTCGCGGTCGGCACTGCTCATCGCGGCGCTCATCCAGAGCCCCGAGCTGCTGCACGCCGCCACCGAAGACAAGCTGCACCAGAGCTATCGCGCGAGCGCGATGCCCGAGACCAACGCGCTCATCCAGGTGCTGCGTCAGCACGGGCTCGCCGCGGTCGTGTCGGGCGCCGGCCCCTCGGTGCTCGTGCTGTGCAGCGACCCCTCGCAGCGGTTGAGGGCAGCCGAACTCATCGAGCAGCACGCCACCACGCCGTGGCAGTCGCACATGCTCGCCGTCGATTTCAAGGGTGCTACAGTGGTCTCGCAACCGGCTGAGGTCGCGGCATAG
- the prmC gene encoding peptide chain release factor N(5)-glutamine methyltransferase produces the protein MPDLAALREHAIRVLGDAAVPTPEADADLLIGHALGMSRGQVQAKALVGSPVDAEQVLLVTEYVERRATREPAQHITGLAPFRTLELAVGPGVFVPRPETELVVQFAIDALAAVASPQPLAVDLGSGSGAMALAMAVEVPHAHVVAVENSPQAFTWTTRNVRRYGDGRVRLVFADLADALPDLDGTVDVVASNPPYIPVGAVPRDPEVRLFDPEHALYGGVDGLDAVRAVTATALRLLRPGGTLVIEHGELQAEAIATIVRDAGFTAVASHRDLLGRDRATTATR, from the coding sequence ATTCCCGACCTCGCAGCGCTGCGCGAGCACGCGATCCGCGTGCTCGGCGACGCGGCCGTGCCCACTCCCGAGGCTGACGCCGATCTGCTCATCGGGCATGCGCTCGGCATGAGCCGTGGTCAGGTGCAGGCGAAGGCGCTCGTCGGCTCGCCCGTCGATGCCGAGCAGGTGCTGCTCGTCACCGAGTACGTCGAGCGGCGTGCGACGCGCGAGCCCGCGCAGCACATCACCGGCCTCGCGCCGTTTCGCACGCTCGAGCTCGCCGTCGGGCCCGGAGTCTTCGTGCCGCGCCCCGAGACCGAGCTCGTCGTGCAATTCGCGATCGACGCGCTCGCCGCCGTCGCGAGCCCGCAACCGCTCGCGGTCGACCTCGGCAGCGGCAGCGGAGCGATGGCCCTCGCGATGGCCGTCGAGGTTCCGCACGCGCATGTCGTCGCCGTCGAGAACTCGCCGCAGGCCTTCACATGGACGACCCGCAACGTGCGCCGCTACGGCGACGGTCGTGTGCGGCTCGTCTTCGCCGATCTGGCGGATGCTCTTCCTGACCTCGACGGCACCGTCGACGTCGTCGCCTCCAACCCGCCCTACATTCCCGTGGGCGCTGTTCCGCGCGACCCCGAGGTGCGCCTCTTCGACCCCGAGCACGCGCTCTACGGGGGAGTCGACGGGCTCGACGCGGTGCGTGCCGTCACGGCCACAGCGCTGCGCTTGCTGCGGCCAGGCGGCACTCTCGTCATCGAGCACGGCGAGCTGCAGGCCGAGGCCATCGCGACCATCGTGCGCGACGCAGGCTTCACGGCGGTGGCCTCGCACCGCGACCTGCTCGGCCGCGACCGCGCGACGACCGCCACCCGCTGA
- a CDS encoding MraY family glycosyltransferase, with product MTFYLLVALIAALVSFGASWGVLRLSHRFKLYPGIRERDVHTIPTPRLGGIAIVVGIVVALVIASQISWFRLVFADPFPIIAIVAAAVVMLVIGVIDDLWDLDWMTKLAGQLLVAGFLAWSSLQIVSLPIGPDSGITILSPTMSLIITVLAVVLVMNAVNFIDGLDGLVAGVTIIAGTVFFIYSYLLSIDTAQTAFNLASLVMAVLLGATAGFLPFNWHPAKIFMGDGGALVVGMLMAVSTISVTGQIDPGIDRSQLVPAFIPLVLPFAVLVVPLLDFGLAVLRRLRAGKSPFTADRKHLHHRLLDMGHSHFHAVLIFYGWTAVVAVGALLFLFMAWWWALSAMVLGLIACTIVTLAPLSRRKRIERAAQSAPDSTGELARFDPLDAAAPDDIDDAELDDAALTAPQPEESR from the coding sequence GTGACCTTCTACCTGCTGGTCGCGCTCATCGCCGCCCTGGTGAGCTTCGGCGCATCATGGGGCGTGCTGCGGCTCAGCCACCGCTTCAAGCTCTACCCGGGAATCCGCGAGCGCGATGTGCACACGATTCCGACGCCTCGGCTCGGCGGCATCGCGATCGTCGTGGGCATCGTCGTCGCCCTCGTGATCGCCTCGCAGATCAGCTGGTTCAGGCTCGTCTTCGCCGATCCTTTCCCGATCATCGCAATCGTCGCCGCCGCCGTGGTCATGCTCGTCATCGGGGTCATCGACGACCTCTGGGATCTCGACTGGATGACCAAGCTCGCCGGGCAGCTGCTCGTGGCGGGCTTTCTCGCCTGGTCGAGCCTGCAGATCGTGTCGCTGCCGATCGGGCCAGATTCTGGCATCACGATTCTCTCGCCGACGATGTCGCTCATCATCACGGTGCTCGCGGTCGTGCTCGTCATGAACGCGGTGAACTTCATCGACGGCCTCGACGGCCTCGTCGCGGGCGTGACGATCATCGCGGGCACGGTGTTCTTCATCTACAGCTACCTGCTGTCGATCGACACGGCGCAGACCGCCTTCAACCTGGCGTCGCTCGTCATGGCCGTGCTGCTGGGGGCGACGGCAGGATTCCTGCCGTTCAACTGGCACCCCGCGAAGATCTTCATGGGCGACGGGGGAGCCCTCGTGGTGGGCATGCTCATGGCGGTGTCGACGATCTCGGTGACGGGTCAGATCGACCCGGGCATCGACCGCAGCCAGCTCGTGCCGGCGTTCATTCCGCTCGTGCTGCCCTTCGCGGTGCTCGTCGTGCCGCTGCTCGATTTCGGCCTCGCGGTGCTGCGCCGACTGCGAGCGGGCAAGTCGCCGTTCACCGCCGACCGCAAGCACCTGCACCACCGGCTGCTCGACATGGGGCACTCGCACTTTCACGCCGTGCTCATCTTCTACGGCTGGACGGCGGTCGTCGCCGTCGGGGCGCTGCTGTTCTTGTTCATGGCATGGTGGTGGGCGCTCAGCGCCATGGTGCTCGGGCTCATCGCCTGCACGATCGTCACGCTCGCACCGCTCAGCCGCCGCAAGCGCATCGAGCGCGCGGCGCAGTCGGCGCCCGACTCTACGGGCGAGCTGGCCCGATTCGATCCTCTCGACGCCGCGGCGCCCGACGACATCGACGACGCCGAGCTCGACGACGCCGCGCTGACCGCACCCCAACCGGAGGAATCCCGATGA
- the prfA gene encoding peptide chain release factor 1 codes for MFESVDALVVEHEALQEQLGDPAVHADAARAKKLNRRYAELSQIVAAHSLWLQAAEDLAAARELAKDDEAFADEVPALEQTLTERAEKLRRLLIPRDPDDGRDVIMEIKGGEGGEESALFAADLLRMYSHYADSRGWKVELLDATRSDMGGYKDVQVAIKGSSSDPAEGPWASLKYEGGVHRVQRVPATESQGRIHTSTTGVLVFPEVDEPEEVDINQNDLKIDVYRSSGPGGQSVNTTDSAVRITHLPTGIVVAMQNEKSQLQNREAAMRVLRARILAKQQEERDAVASDARKSQIRGMDRSERIRTYNFPENRIADHRTGYKAYNLDSVMNGALGPVVESCIQADEEARLDALGDTEL; via the coding sequence ATGTTTGAGTCGGTCGACGCCCTCGTCGTCGAGCACGAAGCACTGCAAGAGCAGCTCGGCGACCCCGCCGTGCACGCCGATGCAGCGCGCGCCAAGAAGCTCAACCGACGCTATGCCGAGCTGAGTCAGATCGTGGCAGCGCATTCGCTCTGGCTGCAGGCCGCAGAAGACCTCGCCGCCGCTCGCGAGCTCGCGAAAGACGACGAGGCCTTCGCCGACGAGGTGCCCGCTCTCGAGCAGACCCTCACCGAACGGGCCGAGAAGCTGCGGCGACTGCTGATTCCGCGCGACCCAGACGACGGTCGCGACGTGATCATGGAGATCAAGGGAGGCGAGGGCGGCGAAGAGTCGGCCCTGTTCGCCGCAGATCTGCTGCGCATGTACAGCCACTACGCCGACTCGCGGGGCTGGAAGGTCGAGCTGCTCGACGCCACGCGCAGTGACATGGGGGGCTACAAAGACGTGCAGGTCGCCATCAAGGGCAGCTCGAGCGACCCCGCCGAAGGCCCGTGGGCGAGTCTGAAATACGAGGGCGGAGTGCACCGCGTGCAGCGCGTGCCGGCGACCGAGTCGCAGGGCCGCATCCACACGTCGACGACGGGCGTGCTCGTCTTTCCTGAGGTCGACGAGCCCGAAGAGGTCGACATCAATCAGAACGATCTGAAGATCGATGTCTATCGTTCGAGCGGCCCGGGCGGTCAGAGCGTCAACACCACAGATTCTGCCGTGCGCATCACCCACTTGCCGACGGGCATCGTCGTCGCGATGCAGAACGAGAAGAGCCAGCTGCAGAACCGCGAGGCGGCGATGCGCGTGCTGCGGGCGCGCATTCTCGCGAAGCAGCAAGAAGAGCGTGATGCGGTGGCGAGCGATGCTCGCAAGAGCCAGATTCGCGGCATGGACCGCTCTGAGCGCATCCGCACCTACAACTTTCCCGAGAACCGCATCGCCGATCACCGCACCGGGTACAAGGCCTACAACCTCGACTCGGTCATGAACGGCGCTCTCGGCCCCGTCGTCGAGTCGTGCATCCAGGCTGACGAAGAGGCGCGCCTCGACGCCCTCGGCGACACCGAGCTCTGA